From one Mytilus edulis chromosome 1, xbMytEdul2.2, whole genome shotgun sequence genomic stretch:
- the LOC139519788 gene encoding complement C1q tumor necrosis factor-related protein 1-like — MDVKYFIVLVIVFSTTEQIFSKSIENITSLDEDSINSRLELLETKLNLLENEKEKQPVLFYAIIKQNEFRLNKHSTVVFETIIINEGDHYNKNDGIFVAPSDGIYMFSWTVSTVNAAYILTELVVEENVISSTGEKEVDSSSYSSASMTAFCRMREDDHAWIRTTGWSTDNFIHSKDLYARTSFLGLLVHPE, encoded by the exons atggatgtgaaatatttcattgttttagtTATTGTTTTTAGTACTACCgaacaaatattttcaaagtcaatagagaATATAACATCATTGGACGAAGACTCAATAAATAGTCGACTGGAACTTTTGGAGACCAAACTTAATTTGTTAGAAAATGAAA AAGAAAAACAACCCGTTTTGTTTTATGCAATTATAAAACAGAACGAATTCAGGTTGAACAAACATTCTACTGTTGTATTTGAGACCATCATTATTAACGAAGGGGACCATTACAACAAAAATGATGGGATATTTGTAGCTCCCAGTGATGGTATTTATATGTTTTCATGGACAGTGTCTACAGTGAATGCTGCCTACATATTAACAGAGTTAGTAGTTGAAGAGAACGTTATAAGCTCTACTGGAGAGAAAGAAGTTGATTCTAGTTCTTATTCGTCTGCGTCCATGACAGCTTTCTGTAGAATGAGAGAAGACGACCATGCCTGGATTAGAACAACTGGTTGGAGTACTGATAATTTTATTCATAGTAAAGATTTATATGCTCGGACTTCATTTCTGGGATTACTCGTTCATCCAGAATAA